The DNA region AGGTGTGGCCTCCTCCGGTCTTGTGGGGGATGCACGCTCCCTCGTGGACAGGGCGCGGGTCGAGGCCCAGATCAACAGGGTCTCCTACAACGAGCCCATCGATGTCGAGACACTGGCCAAGAAACTCTGCGACCATATGCAGATCTATACCCAGTTCGGCGGTGCGCGTCCCTACGGCACGGCGCTCCTGATCGCCGGGATCAGCGACGGTAAGGGCAGACTCTTTGAGACCGACCCGAGCGGCACGCTGCTCGAGTACAGGGCAACCGGGATCGGGACAGGTCGGCCGGCGGTCATGCAGGTCTTTGAGGAGGAGTATCGTGAGGATGCGACCTTCTCGGAGGCGATCGCTCTCGGCATCAAGGCGCTCCATGCAGCGACCGAGGGGAAACTGGACGTGAGCGCAATCGAGATCGGTGTTGTCTCCATCGAGACGGGGGGGTTCCGGAAGATGGAGAGGGATGAGATCCAGTCCTACGTTGATAAGTTTGAGGAGAGCGTGCCATCAGAATGATCCCGCTTGACCGTGCGGTTGTGGCGAGGTTCGAGAGTCACGGGGAACGGTTTGAGGTGCTGGTCGACCCCGACCAGGCGATGCGCATCCGGCAGGGGGAAGCGATAGACCTTGAGGACGTCGTTGCGGCCGACTCCGTCTTCTCGAACGCCGCTCATGGTGAGAGGGCCTCGGACGAGGCTCTCATGAAGGTCTTCAAGACGACCGAGTTTGAAGAGATTGCGCCGAAGATCATCCAGAAGGGCGAGATCCATCTGACGGCAGAGCAGCGGCGCCATATCATCGCGGA from Methanoculleus receptaculi includes:
- the psmA gene encoding archaeal proteasome endopeptidase complex subunit alpha → MQPQYQMGYDRAITVFSPDGRLYQVEYAREAVKRGTTAVGLKCSEGVVLIVDKRVTSRLLEPASIEKIFKIDAHIGVASSGLVGDARSLVDRARVEAQINRVSYNEPIDVETLAKKLCDHMQIYTQFGGARPYGTALLIAGISDGKGRLFETDPSGTLLEYRATGIGTGRPAVMQVFEEEYREDATFSEAIALGIKALHAATEGKLDVSAIEIGVVSIETGGFRKMERDEIQSYVDKFEESVPSE